The following are encoded together in the Lathyrus oleraceus cultivar Zhongwan6 chromosome 3, CAAS_Psat_ZW6_1.0, whole genome shotgun sequence genome:
- the LOC127129498 gene encoding putative glutaredoxin-C14, translated as MFNQEKLVHYQVEQPSWSYYMTRVTRTMEEDQMERIMRLATQSAVVIFNIGSTSCMCHAMKSLFSGMGVNAMVHELDQDPKPFMRLLGNSTSLPVVFIGGKLVGSMDTVLAFHINGSLIPLLKHAGAIWL; from the coding sequence ATGTTCAATCAAGAGAAGCTAGTGCATTATCAAGTGGAACAACCATCATGGAGCTACTACATGACAAGAGTAACAAGGACAATGGAAGAAGATCAAATGGAGAGAATCATGAGATTAGCTACACAGAGTGCTGTTGTGATATTCAACATTGGTAGTACTAGTTGTATGTGTCATGCAATGAAGAGTTTGTTTAGTGGAATGGGAGTGAATGCAATGGTTCACGAACTTGATCAAGATCCAAAACCATTCATGAGGTTACTTGGAAATTCAACATCACTTCCTGTTGTTTTCATTGGTGGAAAATTAGTTGGTTCTATGGATACAGTTTTGGCTTTTCATATCAATGGTTCTCTTATTCCTCTTCTCAAACATGCTGGTGCTATATGGCTTTAA